One genomic region from Terriglobus aquaticus encodes:
- the pth gene encoding aminoacyl-tRNA hydrolase, translating to MKLIVGLGNPGPEYTFTPHNAGFLAIDRIAEDRGAVVANRRGRALTGKAVIAGEECLLAKPETFMNLSGLAVAALVGELGLDPKSDVIVLYDELAFPLGTVRLAARGSSNGHNGVKSVTGSLGSEDWIRVRIGVGRGTAPDGRAIRAGGTDYLLQPLRKGDLAKLDEALDRAAKAVETVVAQGISEAMNQFNRRDEL from the coding sequence GTGAAGCTGATCGTGGGACTCGGCAATCCCGGTCCTGAGTACACCTTCACACCGCACAACGCCGGCTTTCTCGCCATCGATCGCATCGCAGAGGATCGCGGTGCGGTGGTGGCAAACCGCCGGGGACGCGCGCTGACCGGCAAAGCCGTTATCGCAGGCGAAGAGTGTCTGCTGGCAAAGCCGGAAACGTTTATGAACCTGAGCGGGCTTGCAGTGGCCGCCCTGGTTGGGGAACTCGGTCTCGATCCGAAGAGCGATGTCATCGTGCTCTACGACGAACTGGCTTTCCCGCTCGGCACGGTGCGTTTGGCCGCGCGGGGCAGCAGCAACGGGCACAACGGTGTGAAGTCGGTCACCGGGTCGCTCGGCAGTGAGGATTGGATCCGCGTTCGGATCGGTGTCGGTCGAGGGACCGCGCCGGACGGCCGCGCGATCCGCGCAGGTGGCACCGACTACCTGCTGCAACCGCTTCGCAAGGGCGACCTGGCGAAGCTGGACGAAGCTCTCGACCGTGCCGCAAAGGCGGTCGAAACCGTTGTGGCCCAGGGCATCAGCGAGGCCATGAACCAGTTCAATCGTCGCGACGAGTTGTAG
- a CDS encoding zinc-dependent alcohol dehydrogenase gives MKAVCWMGTGKVEVQTVADPSIINPSDVILRITRTAICGSDLHLYDGYIPTMESGDILGHEFMGIVEEVGSEVKKLKRGDRVVVPFTIACGNCFFCKKDLWSLCDNSNPNARICEQMYGYSGSALFGYSHIYGGFAGGQAQYVRVPFGDVGPIKIESDIDDEKVLFLSDIYPTGYQGAENAQIEPGDTVAVFGCGPVGLFAIASAYMLGAGRVIAIDRFPERLALARDYCGATVLNYAEKDMSVLEALRDFSSGIGPDSVIDCVGMEAHGTDVTALYDKVDQALMLETDRPTALRQCIQAVRKGGTVSIPGVYGGDLDKLNFGAAFGKGITMKMGQTNMHKYLQPLLERVYAGQIDPTFLISHRIGINDVPNMYKTWRDKKDNVTKIVIDPFRETGIEKVRTKVA, from the coding sequence ATGAAAGCCGTTTGCTGGATGGGCACGGGTAAGGTTGAGGTTCAGACGGTTGCGGATCCGTCCATCATCAATCCGTCTGACGTAATTCTACGCATTACACGGACCGCGATTTGCGGTTCGGACCTGCACCTTTACGACGGCTACATCCCCACGATGGAGTCGGGCGATATCCTCGGCCACGAGTTCATGGGCATCGTCGAAGAGGTGGGCAGCGAGGTGAAGAAGCTGAAGCGGGGCGACCGTGTCGTAGTCCCCTTCACCATCGCCTGCGGCAATTGTTTCTTCTGCAAGAAGGACCTGTGGTCGCTGTGCGATAACAGCAACCCGAACGCGCGCATCTGCGAGCAGATGTACGGCTACTCGGGCTCAGCGTTGTTTGGCTACTCGCACATATACGGCGGCTTTGCCGGCGGCCAGGCGCAGTACGTGCGCGTGCCCTTTGGCGATGTGGGCCCGATCAAGATCGAGAGCGACATCGACGACGAGAAGGTTCTCTTCCTTTCGGACATCTACCCCACCGGCTACCAGGGTGCGGAGAATGCGCAGATCGAGCCGGGCGATACTGTCGCCGTGTTTGGCTGCGGTCCCGTGGGCCTGTTTGCGATTGCCAGTGCCTACATGCTGGGCGCGGGTCGCGTGATCGCGATCGACCGCTTCCCGGAACGCCTTGCGCTGGCGCGCGATTACTGCGGCGCCACGGTGCTGAACTATGCCGAGAAGGACATGAGCGTCCTGGAAGCGCTGCGCGACTTTTCGAGCGGCATCGGGCCCGACTCTGTGATCGACTGTGTCGGCATGGAAGCGCACGGCACCGACGTGACCGCTTTGTATGACAAAGTGGACCAGGCCCTCATGCTGGAGACGGATCGCCCCACGGCGCTGCGCCAGTGCATCCAGGCGGTGCGCAAGGGCGGCACGGTGTCGATCCCGGGCGTGTATGGCGGCGACTTGGACAAGCTGAACTTCGGTGCTGCGTTTGGCAAGGGCATCACGATGAAGATGGGCCAGACCAACATGCACAAGTACCTGCAGCCGCTGCTGGAGCGCGTGTACGCCGGCCAGATCGACCCGACGTTCCTGATTTCGCACCGCATCGGCATCAACGATGTGCCGAACATGTACAAGACGTGGCGCGACAAGAAGGACAACGTGACCAAGATCGTGATTGATCCGTTCCGCGAAACGGGCATCGAGAAGGTGCGCACGAAGGTAGCCTGA
- the rpsF gene encoding 30S ribosomal protein S6, with amino-acid sequence MNRTYEVMFIVRPDLEEADLDKLIEGFSTVVTNGKGEVKQVEKLGRRRLAYIVRKFQDGLYVLLHISADGPLVAELERRLRVTEQVIKFITVRTDEENKRLAKIKAIRDSKVKTSTQQTANVEASEAPAAPAVAAEPAVA; translated from the coding sequence ATGAACCGTACGTATGAAGTCATGTTTATCGTCCGGCCGGACCTGGAAGAGGCCGACCTGGACAAGCTGATCGAGGGCTTCTCGACTGTCGTCACCAACGGCAAGGGTGAAGTGAAGCAGGTGGAGAAGCTGGGCCGCCGTCGTCTCGCCTACATCGTCCGCAAGTTCCAGGACGGCCTCTACGTCCTGCTGCACATCTCCGCCGACGGCCCGCTGGTCGCCGAGCTGGAGCGCCGCCTCCGCGTGACCGAGCAGGTGATCAAGTTCATCACCGTTCGCACCGACGAAGAGAACAAGCGCCTCGCCAAGATCAAGGCCATCCGCGACAGCAAGGTGAAGACCAGCACGCAGCAGACCGCCAACGTGGAGGCCAGCGAAGCCCCGGCTGCACCGGCCGTTGCCGCCGAGCCTGCCGTCGCCTAA
- a CDS encoding ribose-phosphate diphosphokinase, whose translation MTPQQDMPTLAPTAPTESTQQATAAPSQPITGAPTASKAPSAPSPERKRSSRLADDKRFKIFCGSANKPLCEEVCSFLGVPMGQTKLQNFSDGEIHFQLLENVRGADVFVLQPTSAPVEKNLVELMIMIDALKRASAGRITVVMPYYGYARQDRKDRPRVAITSKLIADVLQTAGANRALLVDLHAAQIQGFFNIPVDHLFASPVLVGYFRDLNLPNLTVVSPDAGGVERARFFAQKLSVPLAIVDKRRTDINVTEVMNVIGDVRGRTCIILDDIVDTAGTLTKTVDALLDNGAEEVYACASHAVLSGPAVERLTASRLKELVVTNTIPLRPDAAALSKIKVLSVAGLLGRAIESIHMETSVSTLFS comes from the coding sequence ATGACACCGCAGCAGGATATGCCTACGCTCGCGCCCACCGCTCCCACTGAATCCACGCAACAGGCCACGGCCGCACCGTCGCAGCCGATTACGGGCGCTCCGACTGCGTCCAAGGCACCGTCTGCGCCGTCGCCGGAGCGCAAGCGTTCCTCGCGCCTGGCCGACGACAAGCGCTTCAAGATTTTCTGCGGCTCGGCCAACAAGCCGCTGTGCGAAGAGGTGTGCAGCTTCCTTGGCGTGCCCATGGGCCAGACCAAGCTGCAGAACTTCTCCGACGGCGAGATCCACTTCCAGCTGCTGGAAAATGTGCGCGGCGCCGATGTGTTCGTCCTGCAGCCCACCAGCGCTCCAGTGGAAAAGAACCTGGTCGAGCTGATGATCATGATCGACGCCCTGAAGCGGGCGTCGGCCGGCCGCATCACGGTGGTCATGCCGTACTACGGCTACGCCCGGCAGGACCGCAAGGACCGCCCCCGCGTCGCCATTACCAGCAAGCTGATCGCGGACGTGCTGCAGACCGCGGGTGCGAACCGCGCCCTGCTGGTAGATCTCCACGCAGCGCAGATCCAGGGCTTCTTCAACATCCCGGTGGACCACCTGTTCGCGTCACCGGTGCTGGTCGGCTACTTCCGCGACCTGAACCTGCCCAACCTGACCGTGGTCTCGCCGGACGCGGGTGGCGTGGAGCGGGCGCGCTTTTTCGCTCAGAAACTTTCCGTGCCGCTGGCGATTGTGGACAAGCGCCGCACCGACATCAACGTGACGGAAGTGATGAACGTGATCGGCGACGTGCGCGGCCGCACCTGCATCATCCTCGACGACATCGTCGACACTGCCGGAACGCTGACCAAGACGGTCGACGCCCTACTCGACAACGGTGCCGAAGAGGTCTACGCCTGCGCTTCGCACGCCGTGCTGAGCGGCCCGGCTGTGGAGCGCCTGACCGCAAGTCGCTTGAAGGAGCTGGTGGTCACCAACACGATTCCGCTGCGGCCCGATGCGGCGGCGTTGAGCAAGATCAAGGTTCTTTCGGTTGCCGGTCTGTTGGGCCGCGCCATCGAAAGCATTCACATGGAAACGAGTGTGAGCACGCTGTTCTCGTAA
- the rplI gene encoding 50S ribosomal protein L9: MEVILKEDVDSLGHRGDVVKVANGYGRNYLLPQRLAIEATAANKAVIVQMKESAIRKAAKDKAAATEQADKLNAVEMTFERKVGANDVLFGSVTAADIAAEFAKQGYEIDRRKILLDEPLKQLGEFHVPVKLFREINAHVKVTVKSDDPNYVPGQKPEIVSDEDPIERYGQDEDDDDYRDRRY; the protein is encoded by the coding sequence ATGGAAGTCATTCTGAAGGAAGACGTCGACAGCCTGGGTCACCGTGGCGACGTGGTCAAGGTAGCCAACGGCTACGGTCGCAACTACCTCCTGCCGCAGCGCCTCGCCATTGAGGCGACCGCGGCCAACAAGGCTGTGATCGTGCAGATGAAGGAATCGGCAATCCGCAAGGCTGCCAAGGACAAGGCTGCCGCGACGGAGCAGGCCGACAAGCTGAACGCGGTGGAGATGACGTTTGAGCGCAAGGTTGGCGCAAACGACGTTCTGTTCGGTTCGGTCACCGCTGCCGACATCGCCGCCGAGTTCGCCAAGCAGGGCTACGAGATCGATCGTCGCAAGATCCTGCTGGACGAGCCGCTGAAGCAGCTCGGCGAGTTCCACGTGCCGGTCAAGCTGTTCCGCGAGATCAACGCCCACGTAAAGGTCACCGTCAAGTCCGACGACCCGAACTACGTCCCCGGTCAGAAGCCGGAGATCGTCAGTGACGAGGATCCGATCGAGCGCTACGGCCAGGACGAGGACGACGACGATTACCGCGACCGCCGCTACTAA
- a CDS encoding SRPBCC family protein has translation MPTETLQEVRFPRTGNAYTPLPNDSEGNRLRAHAVATINASPEEVYNTYASIDLLPIWQEGVVSVTRIGGNKLHWVMQDPGTGVQTEFDAEELELVPGKRHVSRVLTGPTAGTTDILSLEPHPAGRGTVATMIVDGTVPGGAIANAVAGVISRSPRQLVIEDLRHLKELIESSQIPSVEGQPAGRRGISGKLKQLLMGENLPTPPGTSDRAHPQDLPRKNRFIGKLSPDTLTTVGLATIPVVLGVILWASLSDND, from the coding sequence ATGCCGACGGAAACGCTTCAGGAAGTTCGATTCCCCAGGACCGGAAACGCTTATACGCCGCTACCCAACGACTCGGAGGGTAACCGACTTCGGGCGCACGCAGTGGCTACGATCAACGCCTCGCCGGAAGAGGTCTACAACACGTACGCCAGCATCGACCTGTTGCCGATCTGGCAAGAGGGCGTGGTCAGCGTTACCCGCATTGGGGGCAACAAGCTTCACTGGGTGATGCAGGATCCCGGGACGGGTGTGCAGACCGAGTTCGACGCCGAAGAGCTGGAGCTGGTACCCGGCAAGCGGCATGTTTCCCGCGTTCTTACCGGGCCAACGGCCGGCACCACGGACATTCTTTCGCTGGAACCGCATCCCGCCGGTCGCGGCACCGTTGCGACCATGATCGTGGACGGGACTGTACCGGGCGGTGCCATTGCGAACGCCGTTGCAGGGGTGATTTCGCGCTCGCCGCGGCAACTGGTGATTGAGGATCTGCGGCACCTGAAGGAGCTCATCGAGTCCAGCCAGATCCCGTCCGTTGAAGGTCAGCCCGCCGGCCGTCGCGGTATCAGCGGAAAGCTGAAGCAGCTACTGATGGGTGAGAACCTGCCTACGCCTCCGGGCACCAGCGACCGCGCACATCCCCAGGACTTGCCGCGCAAGAACAGATTCATCGGCAAGCTGTCGCCGGACACGTTGACGACGGTTGGACTCGCCACGATCCCGGTTGTTCTGGGCGTGATCCTGTGGGCCAGCCTGAGCGACAACGATTAG
- a CDS encoding carbohydrate binding family 9 domain-containing protein translates to MCLLLACSATLYGGQQNQASPGNSQLGPNAPTHLTPAQTLQIPLLEHDLSLADFQDMQPSPALRDKLAHIAELSQNQPFDTKPASEKTEVWLGRTHTTLFAVFVCYDSRPNLMRAHLARRENIDQDDYVSLLVDPFQDRRRGILFEVNPLGVQADANWTENNDPDFSYDQIWDSSARRTPKGWIAVMAIPFRSIRSRATAPDWGIIVGRNMPRLSEQDYWPHISQQVSGTLSQEGTAHGLEGATSHNIQINPYALAHRIRELNDDDPLKPYFSNRNFAGTAGGDIKAIVKDSIVLDGTINPDFSQVESDQPQFRVNQRFAVYYPELRPFFLENSSFFDAPITLLYTRTIIHPEFGARATGKIGRTNIGFLTIDDRAPGEFVAQDDPLHGKRSLTTMLRVSQDIGKQSSIGVSYAQRVLNGKANRVGGIDFNAYLNKHWTLNGMWVESSTQQQDGTYSAGPANRLGLYRSGRSFNLNIRYRDFSQGYEADAGFTTIPQVRQVNSNASYSWYPNRHGIQSVQIQPQFNTAFDRAGNRVFHYNENDLILTLPRNGLVVPFVGNNSDTLSPASYPALQHYTNFTENYTGALVRLAPIPQFNTRLTYVHGATVNYNPAGAGIPELLHEDQLRGYLTLQPVGPLTIDNTYLLDRTTAAHNDPQLQNTPTPAPGSSMFRAGNLAYESQTLRTKVNYQFTRSFSLRAIVEYDSVLANPLVTTLARTKQVSSQVLFTWLPHPGTAVYVGYNNALENLDRSLCYRNLSGACDPNNTDVPYSPQYLATGRELFVKASYLLRF, encoded by the coding sequence GTGTGCCTTCTGCTGGCGTGCTCCGCGACCCTCTATGGTGGGCAGCAAAACCAAGCCAGCCCCGGGAACTCGCAACTTGGTCCCAACGCGCCCACCCACCTGACGCCCGCGCAAACGCTGCAGATCCCGCTGCTGGAACACGACCTGTCGCTGGCCGACTTTCAGGACATGCAGCCCTCGCCGGCCCTGCGCGACAAGCTGGCGCACATCGCGGAGCTTTCGCAAAACCAACCTTTCGACACCAAGCCCGCCAGCGAGAAAACCGAGGTGTGGCTGGGCCGCACGCATACGACGCTGTTTGCCGTCTTCGTCTGCTACGACTCGCGGCCCAATCTGATGCGGGCGCACCTGGCCCGCCGCGAGAACATCGACCAGGACGACTACGTCTCGCTGCTAGTCGACCCGTTTCAGGACCGGCGGCGCGGCATCCTCTTTGAAGTCAATCCGCTGGGCGTGCAGGCGGACGCGAACTGGACCGAGAACAACGATCCTGACTTCAGCTACGACCAGATCTGGGACTCGAGCGCGCGCCGCACACCGAAGGGATGGATTGCGGTGATGGCGATTCCGTTCCGCAGCATCCGCTCGCGGGCCACGGCACCCGATTGGGGCATCATCGTGGGCCGCAACATGCCCCGGCTGAGCGAGCAGGATTACTGGCCGCACATCTCGCAGCAGGTCAGTGGCACGCTGAGCCAGGAGGGCACGGCGCACGGGCTGGAAGGCGCCACGTCGCACAACATCCAGATCAATCCGTACGCGCTGGCGCATCGCATCCGCGAACTGAACGACGACGATCCGCTGAAGCCCTACTTCAGCAATCGCAACTTCGCCGGAACCGCGGGTGGCGACATCAAGGCGATCGTGAAGGATTCCATCGTGCTGGACGGCACGATCAATCCCGACTTCAGCCAGGTGGAATCCGACCAGCCGCAGTTCCGTGTCAATCAACGCTTCGCCGTCTACTATCCGGAGCTGCGCCCGTTCTTCCTGGAAAACAGCAGCTTCTTCGACGCGCCGATTACGTTGCTCTACACGCGCACCATCATCCACCCCGAGTTCGGCGCACGTGCGACCGGGAAGATCGGCCGCACCAACATCGGCTTTCTTACGATTGACGACCGCGCGCCGGGTGAGTTCGTGGCGCAGGACGACCCGCTGCACGGCAAACGATCGCTGACCACCATGCTTCGCGTCTCGCAGGACATCGGCAAGCAGTCCAGCATCGGTGTGAGCTATGCGCAGCGTGTGCTCAACGGCAAGGCCAATCGCGTGGGCGGCATCGACTTCAACGCCTACCTGAACAAGCACTGGACGCTAAACGGCATGTGGGTCGAGTCCAGCACACAGCAGCAGGACGGAACCTACTCCGCCGGTCCAGCGAACCGCCTGGGCTTGTATCGCAGCGGCCGCAGCTTCAATCTCAACATCCGCTACCGCGACTTCAGCCAGGGCTATGAAGCCGACGCAGGCTTCACCACGATTCCGCAGGTGCGCCAGGTGAATAGCAATGCCAGCTATTCGTGGTACCCGAACCGGCACGGCATTCAGAGCGTGCAGATCCAGCCGCAGTTCAATACTGCCTTCGACCGCGCGGGCAATCGCGTCTTCCACTACAACGAGAACGACCTGATCCTGACGTTGCCACGCAACGGCCTGGTTGTGCCGTTTGTCGGTAATAACTCCGACACGTTGTCGCCGGCCAGTTATCCTGCGCTGCAGCACTACACGAACTTTACGGAGAACTACACCGGCGCCCTGGTGCGCCTGGCGCCGATTCCGCAGTTCAACACGCGCCTCACGTATGTGCACGGCGCCACGGTGAACTACAACCCTGCCGGCGCGGGCATCCCGGAGCTGCTGCATGAGGATCAGCTTCGCGGCTACCTGACGCTGCAGCCCGTGGGTCCGCTCACCATCGACAACACGTACCTGCTGGACCGCACCACCGCGGCGCACAACGATCCGCAGTTGCAGAACACTCCCACGCCCGCACCCGGCAGCAGCATGTTCCGTGCGGGCAATCTGGCCTACGAGTCGCAAACGCTGCGCACCAAGGTGAACTACCAGTTCACACGATCGTTCAGCCTGCGCGCCATCGTGGAGTACGACTCGGTTCTGGCGAATCCGCTGGTCACCACGCTTGCGCGCACCAAGCAGGTCAGTTCACAGGTGCTCTTCACCTGGCTGCCACACCCCGGCACCGCGGTGTATGTGGGCTATAACAACGCCCTGGAAAATCTGGACCGCTCGCTTTGCTACCGCAACCTGAGCGGCGCATGCGACCCGAACAACACGGACGTTCCGTACTCGCCGCAATACCTCGCGACAGGCCGTGAGCTGTTCGTGAAAGCCAGCTACCTGCTGCGCTTCTGA
- a CDS encoding class I SAM-dependent methyltransferase — MILPRRKRRSGPAPLHPFDLLHGTETGALIPGDDLATGHRHDRHITAYHGTAPSLFRKLMAQWQPHRRHPLQQTAFVDVGAGKGRAMLLAAELPFRRILGIELHPALAASARRNLERFQRQQTRKTEDRPSIPMRLEEADVMRLRMPAGPCCVFLFNPFDLVLMDRFLDKLTRDFQGREDDLDLLYVNDEQRDLMLQEHPQFQEVWRGRIHLSREDRDADKAIIGYWAQGLYVTSGYEDCGIWRLRKK, encoded by the coding sequence ATGATTCTTCCGCGTCGAAAAAGACGAAGCGGTCCTGCGCCGCTGCACCCGTTCGATCTGCTGCACGGCACTGAAACGGGAGCACTGATCCCCGGTGACGATCTGGCCACAGGGCACCGGCACGATCGCCACATCACGGCCTATCACGGCACCGCGCCCTCTCTCTTCCGCAAACTTATGGCCCAGTGGCAGCCGCATCGTCGCCACCCCTTGCAGCAGACCGCGTTTGTCGACGTTGGCGCGGGCAAGGGCCGCGCCATGCTGCTTGCGGCAGAGCTGCCCTTCCGGCGCATCCTCGGCATTGAACTCCATCCGGCTCTCGCGGCATCCGCGCGCCGCAACCTGGAACGCTTCCAGCGGCAGCAGACCCGAAAGACAGAGGATCGTCCGTCCATCCCCATGCGGTTGGAAGAGGCAGACGTGATGCGTCTCCGTATGCCCGCCGGACCGTGCTGCGTCTTCCTGTTCAACCCGTTCGACCTGGTGTTGATGGATCGCTTTCTCGACAAGCTGACGCGCGACTTCCAGGGCCGCGAAGACGATCTGGATCTGCTGTATGTGAACGACGAGCAGCGCGACCTGATGCTTCAAGAGCACCCGCAATTCCAGGAGGTCTGGCGTGGCCGCATTCACCTCTCGCGCGAGGATCGTGACGCCGACAAGGCCATCATCGGCTACTGGGCCCAGGGCCTCTACGTGACCAGCGGATACGAGGATTGCGGCATCTGGCGATTGCGTAAGAAGTAA
- the rpsR gene encoding 30S ribosomal protein S18, with the protein MADETTGTTAAPAASAPAPAQGGYQGSNSGERSSGPRPPRPGGGPGGGGRKFFRRKKVCKFCVEKIDQISYRDVRLLQQFVAERGKITPRRLTGVCTTHQRQLSQAIKQARNIALLPFAAKY; encoded by the coding sequence ATGGCTGACGAAACCACCGGCACCACCGCGGCTCCCGCCGCATCCGCGCCAGCACCTGCACAGGGCGGCTACCAGGGTTCCAACTCGGGCGAGCGCAGCTCCGGCCCGCGTCCTCCGCGTCCCGGCGGCGGACCCGGCGGCGGCGGTCGCAAGTTCTTCCGCCGCAAGAAGGTTTGCAAGTTCTGCGTCGAGAAGATCGACCAGATCAGCTACCGCGACGTTCGCCTGCTGCAGCAGTTCGTCGCCGAGCGCGGCAAGATCACGCCGCGCCGCCTGACAGGTGTTTGCACCACGCACCAGCGCCAGCTTTCGCAGGCCATCAAGCAGGCCCGCAACATCGCCCTGCTGCCGTTTGCCGCGAAGTACTAA
- a CDS encoding 50S ribosomal protein L25, which yields MANTEAVQATVRTGKFNKNAARRVRAAGMIPAVVYGAGQEPVAITLDPKVITKILHSDSGHNTIFDLNVADGAATKAMIIDWQYEPIKGKLLHIDLKRIAMDKAMKVSVPVFLTGTARGVKAEGGVLDQVLREVQVECLPGDIPTSLDVDISDLGINGAIHIKDLPHSGSLKFLEDENAVVAHVTSIKEDVAETAGEGSAAGEPEVTKGKGKPEAQAAAPKK from the coding sequence ATGGCAAACACAGAAGCAGTTCAGGCAACGGTTCGCACCGGCAAGTTCAACAAGAATGCGGCTCGCCGCGTTCGCGCCGCGGGCATGATCCCGGCGGTCGTTTACGGCGCGGGCCAGGAGCCGGTCGCAATCACGCTCGACCCCAAGGTCATCACCAAGATCCTGCACTCTGACTCCGGCCACAACACGATCTTCGACCTGAACGTGGCCGACGGTGCAGCGACCAAGGCGATGATCATCGACTGGCAGTACGAGCCCATCAAGGGCAAGCTGCTGCACATCGACCTGAAGCGCATCGCCATGGACAAGGCCATGAAGGTCTCCGTGCCGGTATTCCTCACAGGCACCGCGCGCGGCGTGAAGGCCGAGGGCGGCGTTCTGGACCAGGTTCTGCGCGAGGTTCAGGTGGAGTGCCTGCCGGGCGACATCCCGACCAGCCTCGACGTCGACATCTCCGACCTGGGCATCAACGGCGCGATCCACATCAAGGACCTGCCGCACTCGGGTTCGCTGAAGTTCCTGGAAGACGAGAACGCGGTTGTCGCGCACGTAACCAGCATCAAGGAAGACGTGGCCGAGACGGCGGGCGAAGGTTCCGCTGCGGGCGAGCCCGAAGTCACCAAGGGCAAGGGCAAGCCGGAAGCACAGGCGGCCGCACCGAAGAAGTAG
- a CDS encoding 4-(cytidine 5'-diphospho)-2-C-methyl-D-erythritol kinase, protein MPPTVVRSYSKINLGLRIGPPRADGFHHLTTLYQTVDLYDLVTVEAAEAAATEITMSASDVRVPCDARNTAHRMVSAALQQLGLAARVHIHLEKRLPPQGGMGAGSANAAAALIGLERQLGVALPGPARLRIAESVGSDVPLFLLGGTVYGHNRGERVVPYPDLPETPCLVVAPRQGSSTPLAFRVWDEQVTRLTPEAAHDRLDELSRVYASVFAPAGQGGPGSLPGDLPSQDTTGALGVSGARSGADAALGQAGDLAGNPLLELVRTGIENDFEEVVFQQHPSLREIKQALVEPTRGETGEPEISGALCAMLSGSGSSIFGLFRTDEQARAAEQRVLALGSGARTFVTRTLGRERYWREMFAG, encoded by the coding sequence ATGCCCCCCACCGTTGTTCGCTCGTATTCCAAGATCAACCTTGGGCTGCGCATCGGGCCGCCGCGAGCGGACGGCTTCCACCACCTGACCACCCTGTACCAGACGGTAGACCTGTACGACCTGGTCACAGTAGAGGCTGCCGAGGCGGCTGCGACCGAGATCACCATGTCCGCCAGCGACGTCCGGGTGCCGTGCGACGCCCGCAACACGGCGCATCGCATGGTCAGTGCGGCGCTGCAGCAGCTAGGGCTCGCGGCACGTGTCCACATCCACCTGGAGAAGCGGCTGCCACCGCAGGGCGGCATGGGCGCGGGATCGGCGAATGCCGCCGCCGCGCTCATCGGGCTGGAGCGACAGCTCGGCGTCGCGCTGCCGGGGCCGGCCCGGCTGCGCATCGCAGAGAGCGTCGGTTCCGACGTCCCGCTATTCCTCCTCGGCGGAACCGTGTACGGCCACAACCGTGGCGAGCGCGTCGTCCCGTACCCGGACCTGCCGGAGACGCCGTGCCTGGTGGTCGCGCCGCGGCAGGGGTCCAGCACACCGCTGGCGTTCCGCGTCTGGGACGAGCAGGTGACGCGATTGACCCCGGAGGCCGCGCACGATAGACTCGATGAGTTGAGCCGCGTCTATGCCTCGGTGTTCGCACCGGCAGGGCAGGGTGGTCCGGGCAGTCTGCCGGGCGACCTTCCTTCTCAGGATACGACCGGCGCCCTTGGTGTCTCCGGGGCTCGCAGCGGGGCAGATGCCGCGCTGGGGCAAGCTGGAGACCTGGCCGGGAATCCGCTTCTCGAGCTTGTCCGCACCGGGATCGAAAACGACTTTGAAGAGGTCGTCTTTCAGCAGCACCCCTCCCTGCGCGAAATCAAGCAAGCCCTTGTCGAACCGACACGGGGCGAGACCGGTGAACCGGAGATCAGCGGCGCGCTGTGCGCCATGCTGTCTGGCTCCGGGTCGTCCATCTTCGGTCTGTTTCGGACCGATGAGCAGGCCAGGGCCGCGGAGCAACGGGTTTTAGCCCTGGGGAGCGGCGCGCGAACCTTTGTGACGCGCACGCTTGGCCGGGAGCGCTACTGGCGCGAGATGTTCGCGGGCTAG